The Parus major isolate Abel chromosome Z, Parus_major1.1, whole genome shotgun sequence genome has a window encoding:
- the ANKDD1B gene encoding LOW QUALITY PROTEIN: ankyrin repeat and death domain-containing protein 1B (The sequence of the model RefSeq protein was modified relative to this genomic sequence to represent the inferred CDS: deleted 1 base in 1 codon; substituted 1 base at 1 genomic stop codon) yields the protein MKGLSRLLRAGEDAAQAAVAVSHEGLLRDEREFQYAAKMNNLDTMEKVFKKNVNINAVDTLKRTAFHFAVAGGHMSVVDFLLRHKARLDMADQHGLTVIHLSAWTGNLDIMRKLVKAGADQKAKNEVXMNVLHFAAQSNSIKIVDHFLQDLHLNDLNKPDGKGKKPFLLACEKGHIDMIKNLIALKLFTSEKDQEGNTALHLAAKNGHSEVVEILLEQWEEINDLNQNGETPFYLAVEGGHEKCAELLLEAGSDINVSAQNNSSALQIAIQNGHLSLVTFLIDKNIHLVPKPEQKNSPLHLAVISNNLPVVKSLLDANHDINSLNHRQETPLHLAADLGNVELVEVLLKSGCNLKTIDKHGKTALATASRSHYALIVDRIIKAERYFAMQQTHLAHSGNGSDFSVSFKQDHSTQTKQICSCLWNLAYNQLKPRAWKKLAVSWKFTDEHIKAIEEQWTGKKSYRMLLIWLHGTLLSHQNPVKHLCEDLVEAGFQPLAEKTRTSISIGMDSRKCVIS from the exons ATGAAGGGCCTGAGCCGCCTGCTCCGCGCCGGGGAGGATGCCGCGCAGGCAGCCGTGGCAGTGAGCCACGAGGGCC TACTGCGAGATGAGAGAGAATTTCAATATGCTGCTAAAATGAACAATCTGGATACCAtggaaaaagtgtttaaaaagaatGTTAATATAAATGCCGTAGATACA CTGAAGCGCACAGCGTTTCATTTTGCTGTTGCAGGAGGACATATGTCCGTGGTGGATTTTCTTCTCCGTCACAAAGCAAGACTTGACATGGCAGATCAG CATGGCCTGACAGTGATTCATCTTTCAGCTTGGACTGGAAATCTGGATATAATGCGAAAATTAGTCAAAGCAGGTGCTGATCAAAAGGCTAAGAATGAGGTTT GAATGAATGTATTGCATTTTGCAGCTCAGAGCAACAGCATTAAAATAGTTGATCATTTCCTCCAAGATCTTCATCTGAATGACTTGAACAAACCTGATGGG AAAGGTAAAAAGCCATTTCTTCTGGCCTGTGAAAAAGGCCACATTGACATGATAAAAAATTTGATTGCTCTGAAGCTATTTACATCTGAAAAAGATCAG gaGGGAAACACAGCATTGCATTTAGCAGCCAAAAATGGTCACAGTGAAGTTGTAGAAATTCTGCTTGAACAATGGGAGGAAATAAATGACCTCAATCAG AATGGAGAAACTCCATTTTACTTGGCTGTTGAAGGAGGTCATGAAAAATGTGCTGAACTCTTACTGGAGGCAGGGAGTGACATCAATGTTTCAGCTCAG aacaaTAGTAGTGCTTTGCAGATTGCAATTCAAAATGGACATCTATCTTTGGTTACTTTTCTTATTGATAAGAATATTCACCTGGTTCCTAAACCTGAG CAGAAGAATTCCCCTCTCCATTTAGCAGTTATCAGTAATAATCTACCAGTAGTAAAAAGCCTTTTGGATGCCAATCACGACATAAACTCCTTAAATCAC AGGCAGGAAACCCCTCTACATCTGGCAGCTGATCTTGGCAATGTGGAATTGGTGGAAGTGCTGCTGAAGTCAGGCTGCAATCTCAAGACCATAGATAAG CATGGAAAAACTGCACTAGCCACAGCATCAAGGAGCCATTATGCCCTCATTGTAGATAGGATCATTAAAGCAGAAAGGTATTTTGCCATGCAACAG acaCATCTAGCTCATAGTGGTAATGGGTCAGACTTCAGCGTGTCCTTCAAACAAGATCACAGTACACAGACCAAGCAAATCTGTTCCTGCCTTTGGAATTTAGCATACAACCAGTTAAAACCCCGTGCATGG AAAAAACTGGCTGTGTCCTGGAAGTTCACAGATGAACACATTAAGGCTATTGAAGAACAGTGGACAG ggaaaaaaagttacagaatgTTGCTCATCTGGTTACATGGTACCTTGCTGTCTCATCAGAATCCTGTTAAACATCTGTGTGAAGATCTGGTGGAAGCAGGATTTCAGCCTTTAGCTG AGAAGACCAGAACTTCAATCAGCATTGGCATGGACTCCAGGAAATGTGTCATTTCATGA